One window of the Dreissena polymorpha isolate Duluth1 chromosome 5, UMN_Dpol_1.0, whole genome shotgun sequence genome contains the following:
- the LOC127881923 gene encoding uncharacterized protein LOC127881923 translates to MARVKHIPEREKSHPGNAYLKHILSEKRMRGKYLKALKTSGSKTGGIKKVRRAHHGSKAVAEIRKFQQSTKLLMNRLPFQRLVKQITADLFKEKQFRIQSAALEALQESAEHYLISLLEDTNLCALHARRVTITTKDMQLARRIRGKS, encoded by the exons atggcgAGAGTGAAGCACATACCAGAAAGGGAGAAATCTCATCCAGGGaatgcatatttaaaacacatattaAGCGAAAAACGTATGAGAGGGAAGTATCTTAAAGCTTTAAAAACGAGTGGGTCGAAAACGGGCGGCATTAAAAAAGTGCGAAGGGCTCATCACGGGTCAAAAGCTGTCGCAGAAATCCGAAAATTTCAACAATCAACAAAGCTTCTGATGAATCGTCTACCATTCCAACGCCTCGTTAAGCAAATAACTGCAGATCTCTTCAAGGAGAAGCAATTTAGAATACAAAGTGCTGCGCTGGAGGCATTGCAG GAATCGGCGGAACACTATCTGATATCCCTTCTGGAGGACACCAATCTGTGTGCACTGCACGCCCGTCGTGTTACCATAACAACCAAGGACATGCAGCTGGCCAGAAGAATACGTGGAAAATCCTAA